The following are encoded together in the Serratia odorifera genome:
- the cpsG gene encoding phosphomannomutase CpsG, translated as MSQSLNCFKAYDIRGKLGEELNSDIAYRIGRAYGEFLKPKTVVVGGDVRLTSEELKLALADGLRDSGVDILDIGVSGTEEVYFATFHLGVDGGVEVTASHNPMDYNGMKLVRSKAQPISGDTGLRDIQHLAEQNNFAPVDPSKRGEYKQISIEQDYIDHLLGYVDTANFSPLKLVVNSGNGAAGHVIDAIERKLQQKGVPIEFIKVHHQPDGNFPNGIPNPLLPECREDTAQAVREHQADMGIAFDGDFDRCFLFDEQGGFIEGYYIVGLLAEAFLEKEAGAKIIHDPRLSWNTIDVVTQAGGVPVMSKTGHAFIKERMRKEDAVYGGEMSAHHYFREFSYCDSGMIPWLLIAELLCTKKQSLGQLVKDRMAAYPASGEINSKLADPAKAIDRVLKRYQPEALVYDTTDGISLEFADWRFNLRSSNTEPVVRLNVESRANPALMQEKTEEILALLRS; from the coding sequence ATGTCACAATCATTGAACTGTTTTAAAGCTTACGATATTCGTGGGAAATTGGGCGAAGAACTGAATAGCGATATTGCCTATCGCATCGGGCGAGCATATGGGGAATTCCTCAAGCCGAAAACCGTGGTGGTCGGTGGGGACGTTCGCCTGACCAGCGAAGAGTTGAAGCTGGCTCTGGCGGATGGCCTGCGTGATTCCGGCGTGGATATTCTCGATATCGGCGTCAGCGGCACGGAAGAAGTCTATTTTGCCACCTTCCACCTGGGGGTTGACGGCGGCGTTGAAGTTACCGCCAGCCACAACCCGATGGATTATAACGGCATGAAGCTGGTTCGCAGCAAAGCGCAGCCTATTAGCGGTGATACCGGGCTGCGTGATATCCAGCATCTGGCGGAACAAAACAATTTCGCCCCGGTAGATCCGTCAAAACGCGGCGAATACAAGCAGATCTCCATCGAGCAAGACTATATCGATCACCTGTTGGGCTATGTTGACACCGCGAACTTTTCCCCGTTGAAACTGGTGGTGAACTCGGGTAACGGCGCGGCCGGCCATGTGATCGACGCCATCGAGCGCAAATTGCAGCAAAAAGGCGTGCCGATCGAGTTTATCAAGGTGCACCATCAGCCGGACGGCAATTTCCCGAACGGTATTCCCAACCCGCTGCTGCCTGAATGCCGGGAAGATACCGCGCAGGCGGTGCGTGAGCACCAGGCCGATATGGGCATCGCGTTCGACGGTGACTTTGACCGCTGCTTCCTGTTTGATGAGCAGGGTGGGTTTATCGAAGGCTACTATATCGTTGGCCTGTTGGCCGAAGCCTTCCTCGAGAAAGAGGCTGGCGCCAAGATTATCCATGATCCGCGCTTGAGCTGGAATACCATTGATGTAGTCACTCAGGCTGGCGGCGTCCCGGTGATGTCCAAAACCGGTCATGCGTTCATTAAAGAACGCATGCGCAAAGAGGATGCGGTGTATGGCGGGGAAATGAGCGCTCACCATTACTTCCGTGAATTCTCCTATTGCGACAGCGGCATGATTCCATGGCTGTTGATTGCCGAACTGTTGTGCACCAAAAAACAGTCGCTCGGTCAGCTGGTGAAAGACCGCATGGCAGCCTATCCGGCGTCGGGCGAAATCAACAGTAAATTGGCTGACCCGGCGAAGGCCATTGATCGCGTGTTGAAGCGTTATCAGCCAGAAGCGCTGGTTTACGATACGACCGATGGCATCAGTCTGGAATTTGCCGACTGGCGTTTCAATCTGCGTAGTTCCAACACGGAACCGGTGGTGCGTTTGAATGTAGAATCAAGAGCTAACCCTGCGTTGATGCAAGAAAAAACAGAAGAAATACTCGCCTTGCTGCGCAGTTAA
- a CDS encoding mannose-1-phosphate guanylyltransferase/mannose-6-phosphate isomerase — MKMSNLYPVIMAGGTGSRLWPLSRELFPKQFLALCNEFSMLQSTVMRLQGLEIMSPLVICNEEHRFIVAEQLRQITQLSHNIILEPVGRNTAPAIALAALQAVSNGDDPILLVLAADHVIQDEAIFRDAVNQAIPYAEAGKLATFGIVPTGPETGYGYIQQGARIDESAISGVARFVEKPDLETAQQYLDSGEYLWNSGMFLFKASRYLEELERFRPDILEACQKSLAHLTPDMDFVRVDREAFIACPDESVDYAVMEKTADAVVVPLDAGWNDVGSWSALWEISEKDVKGNSTFGDVLEHNCSNNYIRADHKLVATVGVDNLVVVETKDAVLIANKDCVQDVKEIVNQLKRQKRPESKQHREVYRPWGKHDAIAQGERFQVRRITVKPGEKLSLQMHHHRSEHWVVVSGTAKVHTDGKTQLISENESIYIPLGVVHALENPGKINLDLIEIQSGTYLGEDDIIRVESVDQHK; from the coding sequence GTGAAAATGAGTAACCTTTATCCTGTTATTATGGCTGGCGGAACAGGCAGCCGACTATGGCCACTTTCTCGCGAGCTGTTTCCGAAGCAGTTTTTAGCGTTATGCAATGAATTTTCGATGTTGCAATCGACCGTTATGCGCCTTCAGGGTCTGGAAATTATGAGCCCTTTGGTGATCTGTAATGAAGAGCACCGTTTTATCGTTGCTGAGCAACTGCGTCAGATCACACAGTTGTCGCACAATATCATTCTTGAGCCCGTAGGGCGCAATACGGCGCCGGCAATCGCGCTTGCAGCATTGCAGGCGGTGTCAAATGGCGACGATCCGATCCTGCTGGTATTGGCCGCCGATCACGTCATTCAGGATGAAGCCATTTTCCGAGATGCCGTCAATCAAGCCATTCCTTATGCCGAGGCTGGCAAACTGGCGACATTTGGCATTGTGCCAACCGGGCCGGAAACTGGCTACGGCTATATCCAGCAGGGCGCACGCATCGACGAGTCTGCCATTTCCGGCGTTGCGCGTTTCGTTGAAAAACCCGATCTGGAAACGGCTCAGCAATACCTCGACAGCGGCGAATATCTGTGGAACAGCGGCATGTTCCTGTTCAAGGCCAGCCGTTATCTTGAGGAACTGGAGCGCTTCCGCCCCGACATTCTTGAGGCATGTCAAAAATCCCTGGCGCACCTGACGCCGGACATGGATTTTGTTCGCGTCGATCGCGAAGCCTTTATCGCTTGCCCGGATGAATCCGTCGATTATGCGGTGATGGAAAAAACCGCCGATGCGGTGGTGGTGCCACTCGACGCCGGCTGGAACGATGTTGGTTCGTGGTCTGCGCTGTGGGAAATCAGTGAAAAAGACGTCAAAGGCAATTCTACCTTTGGCGACGTATTGGAGCACAATTGCTCGAACAACTATATTCGTGCAGATCATAAACTGGTTGCCACCGTCGGCGTTGATAATCTGGTGGTGGTTGAGACCAAAGATGCGGTGCTGATCGCCAATAAGGATTGCGTGCAAGACGTTAAAGAGATCGTTAATCAGCTGAAACGCCAGAAACGCCCGGAAAGCAAGCAGCATCGGGAAGTTTACCGCCCATGGGGCAAGCATGACGCCATTGCCCAGGGCGAGCGTTTTCAGGTTCGGCGCATTACCGTCAAACCAGGCGAAAAGTTATCCTTGCAGATGCACCATCATCGTTCAGAGCACTGGGTTGTGGTGTCAGGCACGGCAAAAGTGCATACCGACGGCAAAACGCAGTTAATCAGTGAAAACGAATCGATTTATATTCCGTTAGGGGTTGTACATGCTCTTGAAAATCCAGGTAAAATAAATCTGGATCTGATTGAGATACAGTCAGGTACCTATCTGGGCGAAGACGATATTATTCGTGTTGAGAGCGTAGATCAGCACAAGTGA
- a CDS encoding glycosyltransferase family 4 protein, producing the protein MKKKVLHVAETVKGGVATVIRQLVKPNDDFDFYCLLPDSQYKEIGAFPTEKLTLFSRSGRNIKSFISLARQYIALVKREKPDVIHIHSTFAGVICRVLTPVVRLSYKPKIIYCPHAFSFLMDTSTMKKRVYTAIERLLQKQTDVIVCTSEYEKAAALNVGVKAHNMVVVYNGVEAPTTGADSGDPYPQDKTNILFVGRFDYQKGFDLVLKIADRLNDNFRITVVGGNVHATEAPQQHPRIDYKGWLSSTEIAPYFSHADVLLMPSRWESFGLVAVEAESYGLPVVASRCSSLPEVVDEGKTGYLFTTNQSDEAVNILNSYNKEHWATMHQACIDFYSANFTSEKMIHNTYSLYR; encoded by the coding sequence ATGAAAAAAAAGGTATTACATGTAGCTGAAACCGTTAAAGGTGGGGTAGCGACGGTGATTCGGCAATTGGTCAAACCCAATGATGATTTTGATTTTTACTGTTTACTCCCTGATAGCCAATATAAAGAAATCGGCGCTTTCCCGACGGAGAAGCTGACGCTGTTTTCCCGCAGTGGAAGAAATATCAAGTCATTTATTTCTTTGGCAAGGCAATATATAGCGCTGGTGAAACGTGAGAAACCTGACGTTATTCATATCCACAGTACCTTCGCCGGTGTTATTTGTCGCGTACTGACGCCTGTTGTGCGGTTGAGTTATAAGCCAAAGATTATTTATTGTCCGCATGCTTTTTCATTTTTGATGGATACATCAACGATGAAGAAGCGTGTTTATACCGCCATCGAACGGCTGTTGCAAAAACAAACCGATGTCATTGTCTGCACCAGCGAATATGAGAAGGCAGCGGCGTTGAATGTCGGCGTCAAGGCGCACAACATGGTGGTGGTCTATAACGGTGTGGAAGCGCCGACCACGGGAGCGGATTCAGGCGATCCCTACCCGCAGGACAAAACCAATATCCTGTTTGTTGGCCGCTTCGACTACCAAAAAGGTTTTGACCTGGTATTGAAGATTGCCGATAGGTTAAATGATAACTTCCGTATTACCGTGGTGGGTGGCAACGTGCATGCTACCGAGGCGCCACAGCAACATCCGCGCATCGACTATAAAGGCTGGCTGTCGTCAACGGAAATTGCGCCTTATTTTTCCCATGCTGATGTACTGCTCATGCCGAGCCGTTGGGAATCCTTCGGGCTGGTTGCGGTAGAAGCCGAAAGCTATGGTTTACCGGTGGTGGCCAGCCGCTGCAGTTCACTACCCGAGGTGGTTGACGAGGGCAAGACCGGATATTTGTTCACCACCAACCAGTCTGATGAGGCGGTGAATATTTTGAATTCCTATAACAAAGAACATTGGGCTACGATGCATCAGGCCTGTATTGATTTTTATTCTGCTAATTTTACATCCGAAAAAATGATACATAACACTTATAGTCTTTATCGCTAA
- a CDS encoding glycosyltransferase family 4 protein, with protein sequence MIYVNARFLTQELTGVQRFAQEISLAIAQLRDDVVFVSPANILHQDIAARLNVQIVGTRQGHLWEQWDLPNYLRQQGNPLLINLCNTAPVSYKNKLVTHHDVIYKRYPQSFSAKFRLVYNALVPLMLKSSRGLLTVSEFSKKELHAVFDYPLENIHVIYNAVASQFQPSGDRHTQAKPYLLAVSSPNYHKNFHGLIAAFSRMKGADNIVLKIIGSANKNFSGVDFSQGSANAERIQFVGRVSDQELIALYSNAKAFVFPSLYEGFGIPPLEAQACGCAVISSNRASLPEVLAQSVIYFDPENTEEMTQTLERIVTDENLRQELVEAGYENVKRFDWAKSAQELNRIIMSVNR encoded by the coding sequence ATGATTTATGTCAATGCGCGCTTTTTGACACAAGAATTGACCGGGGTTCAGCGCTTTGCTCAAGAGATCAGTTTGGCGATTGCTCAATTGAGAGATGATGTGGTGTTTGTTTCTCCAGCCAATATCCTACATCAGGATATTGCCGCCAGGCTTAACGTTCAGATTGTAGGCACACGTCAGGGGCACCTTTGGGAACAATGGGATCTGCCAAACTACTTGCGCCAGCAAGGGAATCCTTTGCTGATCAACTTGTGCAATACGGCGCCGGTGTCATATAAAAATAAGCTGGTCACCCATCACGACGTCATTTATAAACGTTATCCGCAGAGTTTCTCGGCGAAGTTCCGGTTGGTTTATAACGCTCTGGTGCCGCTGATGTTGAAATCAAGTCGGGGTTTGCTGACGGTCAGTGAGTTCTCAAAAAAAGAGCTGCATGCCGTATTTGACTATCCGTTGGAAAATATACATGTGATTTATAACGCTGTTGCATCGCAGTTCCAGCCGAGCGGCGATCGGCACACGCAGGCCAAGCCATACTTGTTGGCGGTGTCATCGCCAAACTACCACAAGAATTTTCATGGTTTGATAGCCGCTTTCTCCAGGATGAAAGGCGCTGATAACATTGTGCTTAAAATCATTGGTTCGGCGAATAAAAACTTCTCGGGCGTTGATTTTTCTCAAGGTAGTGCCAATGCGGAACGCATACAGTTTGTCGGCCGGGTGTCTGACCAGGAATTGATTGCGTTATATTCAAACGCCAAGGCGTTTGTTTTCCCCTCCCTGTATGAAGGTTTTGGCATTCCACCGCTAGAAGCGCAGGCTTGTGGCTGCGCCGTTATTTCATCCAACCGAGCATCGTTGCCAGAAGTGTTGGCTCAGAGCGTGATCTATTTTGATCCGGAAAATACCGAGGAAATGACACAAACGCTGGAGCGAATTGTGACAGATGAAAACCTGCGTCAAGAACTGGTCGAGGCAGGCTATGAGAATGTTAAGCGTTTTGACTGGGCAAAATCCGCACAAGAATTAAACAGAATCATAATGAGTGTCAACCGATGA
- a CDS encoding O-antigen ligase family protein, producing the protein MRVSTKSLVVFILLAYIALLSINGVVTVAAYMTTRNILLYKDFFALVVPVFVLILLYARNPRVTPQCRSVLVFFISMVLCSLIFMLLSMMTGQFDFFRSIVQFRLELLTFGSFFFAAVLMLFEYEERVEILNKIIKFYIVCAVINALFAIAESTLAGALYAVVGFDPGPQLTEFGKQYGLLLRTVQGQLRAFGLLTGPFSLSEYLFFALVLSPFVSDKNRKKYIILILVAIVFSTSKTAIIMALLYIMYLMMRRVLSLRSSLNIVTMVTLVLSLFFYVTTTNYSIYEMIFPEENTYAENSILLRTVNIEAVKNDSEYSPFIGAGYAVNGNAVVGDDNSNTVPLDSLYIYMLSSYGNVGIILLVLVSVVILSMLYSRTLNGLTASVYLYWMISLSMNFVYNNPISNYPGYIFAIIVSILLMSIRKSPQRERAQTSAKLARTSTTH; encoded by the coding sequence ATGAGAGTTTCTACAAAATCGCTGGTCGTTTTCATTTTGTTGGCATATATAGCTCTGCTGTCGATTAATGGTGTCGTTACCGTCGCAGCCTATATGACAACACGCAATATTCTGCTTTATAAGGATTTTTTTGCTCTTGTTGTTCCGGTTTTCGTGCTGATACTGTTGTATGCGCGCAATCCCAGAGTCACACCACAATGCCGTAGCGTGCTGGTTTTCTTTATTTCGATGGTGTTGTGTTCGTTGATTTTTATGCTGTTAAGCATGATGACTGGTCAGTTTGACTTCTTTCGTTCCATCGTGCAATTCCGTCTGGAATTGCTGACGTTTGGCTCATTCTTCTTTGCCGCCGTCTTGATGCTGTTCGAATATGAAGAGCGGGTTGAGATCCTCAACAAAATCATCAAGTTCTATATTGTTTGTGCTGTGATCAATGCGCTATTTGCCATTGCGGAATCCACGCTGGCCGGGGCGCTGTATGCGGTTGTCGGTTTTGACCCGGGTCCTCAGTTGACCGAGTTCGGCAAACAATACGGTCTGCTGCTGCGTACGGTTCAGGGGCAGCTACGCGCCTTTGGTTTGCTGACCGGACCATTTAGCCTCAGTGAATATCTATTCTTTGCCCTGGTATTATCTCCTTTTGTCAGCGACAAAAATCGCAAAAAATATATCATCCTGATTCTTGTCGCGATTGTGTTTTCAACCTCCAAGACGGCGATCATCATGGCGTTGCTGTATATCATGTATCTGATGATGCGACGGGTGCTGTCTCTACGCTCCAGCCTGAATATCGTCACGATGGTTACGTTGGTTCTGTCGCTGTTCTTCTATGTGACCACCACTAACTACAGCATTTACGAGATGATCTTCCCGGAGGAAAATACCTACGCTGAAAACAGCATATTGCTGAGAACCGTAAATATTGAGGCGGTAAAAAACGACAGCGAATACTCACCGTTTATCGGCGCGGGTTACGCTGTGAATGGTAACGCCGTGGTTGGGGACGATAACTCCAATACCGTTCCATTAGACAGCCTTTATATTTACATGCTTTCCAGTTACGGCAATGTCGGGATTATTCTTCTGGTGCTGGTGTCGGTGGTGATATTGAGTATGCTCTATTCGCGGACATTGAATGGGCTCACCGCCAGCGTATACCTTTACTGGATGATCTCGTTATCAATGAACTTTGTTTATAACAACCCGATCAGTAATTACCCTGGGTATATTTTTGCCATCATCGTATCAATATTGCTGATGTCGATTAGAAAATCCCCACAGCGGGAAAGGGCGCAAACCAGCGCTAAACTGGCAAGAACATCCACGACACATTGA
- a CDS encoding glycosyltransferase family 4 protein, with amino-acid sequence MKIVIINTLYAPYKIGGAEVSVQMLAESLVKLGHQVCVFCLHEGDEIKKDTINGVQVSYFPLLNLYWPFKSESPSKYKKALWHLLDIHNPFMAKRVSQALAEIRPDVVHTNNLSGFSVAVWQSAKKLGARVVHTTRDYYLFHPNGTLFKNGQNMDVNGRSVRVTSWLKKAASQKVDAFVGISQYISNLHKDNGFASQAQHAYVYNSVEPIDYTPTTSDNIRIGFVGRLTEDKGFDEFCALAKAAKQDPRAEFYAAGRFNNGVSGEEMAAMARDAGVILLGFIKVDAFMAQVDAVVLPTRWNEPFGRAVAESAISGKVVYTTFSGGVTEIANFYDNIFEIKNFTIEGAIDAVKANQNRLRTSCFEKEKIASSYEGLYRG; translated from the coding sequence ATGAAGATTGTTATAATAAATACACTGTATGCTCCTTACAAGATAGGTGGCGCTGAAGTTTCTGTGCAAATGCTTGCGGAAAGTCTGGTAAAATTAGGGCATCAAGTTTGTGTATTTTGTCTTCATGAAGGTGATGAAATCAAGAAAGACACCATTAATGGGGTGCAGGTAAGCTACTTCCCATTATTGAACCTATATTGGCCATTCAAGAGTGAGTCGCCGTCAAAATATAAGAAAGCACTCTGGCATCTTCTTGATATACACAATCCCTTCATGGCCAAGCGCGTGAGTCAGGCTTTGGCGGAAATCCGCCCGGACGTGGTTCATACCAATAACCTGAGCGGATTTTCGGTGGCGGTCTGGCAAAGCGCCAAAAAACTGGGTGCGCGGGTGGTGCATACGACACGTGACTATTATCTGTTTCATCCGAACGGCACGCTGTTTAAAAACGGACAGAATATGGACGTCAACGGCAGGTCGGTACGCGTCACCTCTTGGCTGAAAAAAGCGGCTAGCCAGAAAGTCGATGCGTTTGTCGGTATCAGCCAGTACATTTCCAATTTGCATAAAGATAATGGCTTCGCCAGCCAGGCGCAACATGCCTATGTTTACAACTCCGTTGAGCCGATTGATTATACGCCGACTACGAGTGATAACATCCGCATCGGCTTTGTCGGCCGGTTGACGGAAGACAAGGGCTTTGATGAGTTTTGCGCGTTGGCAAAAGCGGCAAAACAGGATCCGCGCGCCGAGTTCTATGCGGCGGGGCGCTTTAACAATGGCGTCTCCGGCGAGGAAATGGCTGCGATGGCACGGGATGCCGGTGTGATCCTGCTCGGCTTTATCAAAGTGGATGCGTTCATGGCGCAGGTGGACGCCGTGGTGCTGCCAACCCGCTGGAATGAGCCCTTTGGCCGTGCGGTTGCGGAATCCGCCATCTCTGGTAAGGTTGTTTATACTACCTTCAGCGGCGGCGTAACCGAAATTGCCAATTTCTACGATAATATATTTGAAATCAAAAACTTCACTATCGAAGGTGCGATTGACGCCGTGAAAGCCAACCAAAACAGGCTGCGAACCTCTTGTTTTGAAAAAGAAAAAATTGCCAGCAGTTACGAAGGTTTGTACAGAGGATAA
- a CDS encoding polysialyltransferase family glycosyltransferase, with protein sequence MSKYIAYIESPLQAFNLIEYLDAKEIVLDLLIVNKRTANSPLNHGQISYLLNMIQHRSLMTIDVEGTLGKVMEIRKQLSGITDSVARNQSVTLIAGEYRARVFWMLANKYPKRNIVLLDDGTATLRIKRHGKLTPRGVAKSLFLKSLGMTNNEFEKITFFTVYNIEDNVSGRDEVIRHNYQNYKTKLETLPQSNNKTFIIGTPLYEAGVTKVDDIELTLKMIEDLKLNNSDIELIYIPHRRERDEKITAIKNVVTVQRLDFPFEVYPIVAGENVVSIAGFYSSLYDNLIKIYDDKIKITAYVLDEKSLAPDWLGFVNSIYNNYEGYGEANITLLRDKF encoded by the coding sequence ATGAGTAAGTACATCGCGTATATAGAGTCACCGCTGCAAGCGTTTAATCTGATCGAATACCTTGATGCAAAAGAGATTGTTCTTGATCTGCTGATTGTCAACAAGCGTACCGCCAATTCGCCGTTGAATCATGGACAGATCAGTTATTTGCTCAATATGATACAGCACCGTTCCCTGATGACGATTGACGTTGAAGGAACGCTGGGCAAGGTGATGGAGATCCGCAAACAACTTAGCGGCATCACGGACAGCGTGGCACGCAATCAGTCGGTAACCCTGATTGCGGGTGAATATCGCGCCCGGGTGTTTTGGATGTTGGCCAATAAGTATCCCAAGCGCAATATCGTTTTGCTGGACGACGGCACCGCAACGCTGCGCATCAAGCGCCATGGCAAACTGACGCCGCGCGGCGTGGCCAAGAGCCTGTTCCTCAAGTCGTTGGGTATGACCAACAACGAATTTGAAAAAATAACTTTTTTCACCGTTTATAATATCGAAGACAACGTATCCGGGCGCGATGAGGTTATACGGCATAATTATCAGAACTATAAAACCAAGCTGGAAACCCTGCCACAAAGTAATAATAAAACCTTTATTATTGGGACGCCGCTGTACGAGGCGGGGGTGACCAAGGTTGATGACATCGAACTGACCTTGAAGATGATTGAGGATCTTAAGCTAAACAATAGCGATATTGAGCTTATTTACATCCCACACCGTCGGGAACGTGACGAAAAAATCACCGCGATTAAAAATGTCGTCACCGTACAGCGCCTGGATTTTCCTTTCGAAGTCTACCCTATCGTGGCGGGTGAGAATGTGGTTTCAATTGCGGGTTTCTATTCTTCTTTATATGACAACCTGATAAAGATTTATGATGATAAAATTAAAATTACCGCATATGTTCTTGACGAAAAAAGTCTGGCGCCGGATTGGCTAGGGTTTGTCAACTCTATTTATAATAACTATGAGGGTTATGGCGAGGCTAATATAACTTTGCTTAGAGATAAGTTTTAA
- a CDS encoding acyltransferase yields MKRWLRNRRKGRYTAKVIKTAAKCGREPKINFPTLVNNKTRLGDNFNSNGLTIVGKGAVTVGDNFHCGFGCVLITENHNHNGNAIPYDNTYVIKDITIGDNVWLGINVIILPGVTLGEGAIIQAGSVVVKDIEPYAIAGGHPAKAFAQRDVEHYLRLKAEGKFH; encoded by the coding sequence ATGAAGCGTTGGCTGCGTAACCGTCGTAAAGGGCGTTACACCGCGAAGGTCATCAAGACGGCAGCCAAATGTGGTCGTGAACCCAAAATTAACTTCCCGACGTTAGTGAATAATAAAACCCGCCTGGGTGACAACTTCAACTCTAACGGTCTGACGATCGTCGGTAAAGGGGCGGTAACCGTTGGTGATAATTTTCACTGTGGTTTTGGCTGTGTACTGATCACGGAAAATCATAACCATAACGGTAACGCCATTCCTTATGACAATACTTACGTTATCAAGGACATCACCATCGGCGACAACGTCTGGTTGGGAATCAACGTCATCATTTTACCCGGTGTGACCCTCGGTGAAGGCGCCATTATCCAGGCGGGCAGCGTGGTGGTGAAGGACATTGAGCCGTATGCCATTGCCGGAGGCCATCCGGCAAAAGCGTTCGCCCAGCGCGATGTGGAGCATTATCTGCGGCTAAAGGCTGAAGGCAAGTTCCATTAA
- a CDS encoding lipopolysaccharide biosynthesis protein, producing the protein MSRVIIGAAALSIGDILGKVIGFIILPYLTAHLGASGYGALTLYLSVIQILIIFISFSGQGLLPVKYMQEGEGSSLVFRRDNITLAVASSVLLVAIYFVATRVASIPVSFTDGSLVILASLAQALNFINLSHLRISQTYKVAAIGQFLLSAFNVLFTIALFEMIAATPGQRLIAIAASFFCIQLAYEFIIYRKRSKDIKSDAPLGKRYKEIVSYGISLLPHHGSYWIKSSIDRFFIAHYMSTAVVGIYGLAFQLTSIVMLFFSVINQAFQPFIYRKLKDKDFKGVELIQYGYTGLVVVACLIYFLIMPFVFPYLFKPEFNRAIYYFNILLPGTAFMSIYYIFTHSLFYYRKNKMISIITMGSMLTHLLGIVIITMTSIKVEYFCLVYAISSLFSCVVTFIYGKRQIRIERKR; encoded by the coding sequence ATGAGCAGAGTCATTATTGGGGCTGCGGCCTTGTCGATTGGGGATATTCTCGGCAAGGTCATCGGCTTCATTATTCTGCCTTATTTAACAGCACACCTTGGCGCGTCGGGATACGGCGCGCTAACTCTTTATCTTTCCGTCATTCAGATCCTGATCATCTTTATCTCATTCAGTGGTCAGGGTTTGTTGCCGGTCAAATATATGCAAGAGGGGGAAGGGAGTTCCCTGGTGTTCCGTCGGGATAACATCACGCTGGCTGTCGCTTCAAGCGTGCTGTTGGTGGCGATTTACTTTGTCGCTACGCGTGTGGCCAGCATACCGGTCAGCTTCACTGACGGTAGCCTGGTGATTTTGGCATCCTTGGCGCAAGCGTTGAATTTCATCAACCTTTCACATCTGCGTATCAGTCAGACATATAAGGTTGCTGCGATTGGGCAGTTTTTGCTGTCGGCGTTTAACGTCCTGTTTACCATTGCATTGTTTGAAATGATCGCCGCAACGCCAGGGCAGCGCCTGATAGCCATTGCCGCATCGTTCTTCTGCATCCAACTGGCGTACGAGTTCATCATCTATCGCAAGCGCAGCAAAGATATCAAGTCAGATGCGCCGTTGGGCAAGCGATACAAAGAGATTGTCAGCTACGGTATTTCGCTGTTGCCGCATCATGGCAGTTACTGGATTAAATCGTCGATCGATCGCTTCTTTATTGCTCACTATATGAGTACCGCCGTGGTGGGTATCTATGGGCTGGCGTTCCAGTTGACATCGATAGTGATGTTATTCTTTAGCGTGATAAACCAGGCGTTCCAGCCGTTTATCTACCGTAAGCTGAAGGACAAAGACTTTAAAGGCGTAGAGCTCATACAGTATGGTTATACTGGTCTGGTGGTAGTAGCGTGTTTAATCTATTTCCTGATCATGCCATTTGTTTTCCCATATCTATTCAAGCCCGAATTTAACCGCGCAATTTATTATTTTAATATCTTGCTGCCGGGCACTGCCTTTATGTCGATCTATTATATTTTTACCCACTCGCTGTTTTACTATCGTAAAAATAAAATGATCTCGATAATCACCATGGGATCAATGTTAACGCATTTGCTGGGTATTGTGATTATTACCATGACCTCGATAAAGGTGGAATATTTTTGCCTGGTGTATGCCATTTCAAGCTTGTTCTCGTGCGTGGTGACATTTATCTATGGCAAACGACAGATTCGGATTGAGAGGAAAAGATGA